The following proteins are co-located in the Aerosakkonema funiforme FACHB-1375 genome:
- a CDS encoding response regulator — translation MTQFNPQDFLILVVDDISQNLQVIGEMLENAGYDTTFATSGQQALERVQTAQPDLILLDLMMPGMNGLQVCQKLKADPKLCEIPIIFLTASNEKEDLLQAFKLGAADYITKPFQPEEVLARIEVRLANQRLKQELEERNQQLQTEIEVRIATEEALKKTVESLHTTSRQLAEAQRIAHLGSWSWDIFTNKLTWSEETFRIFGFAPDRSEPSHTEFNELIYPDDIELFQTTTARAIADGLAYQFEFRIKRSDGQLRYFETTGEPIFNSAGQVIRLFGTVLDISDRKQAEIALRQSEQKFRKAFDHTAVGMCLVSPTGKFMQVNSSLCQMLGYSKQELLSFNFEEITYPDDINIDWKSQENLLNGEIISYHIEKRYLHKNRSIVWGLLSVSLVRDNREQPLYFVTQIQDITPLKNTAAELLLAKEAAVTASQAKSVFLANMSHELRTPLNAILGFAQLLSRDSNLNDQQKENIAIIGRSGEHLLNLINDILDISKIEAGHTDLNETEFDLKEMLWEIEEMFLLKADSKCLELKFDFAADVPQFIRSDRLKLRQVLINLLSNAIKFTNKGTVTMQVKVDSSSPSITNTSRLVFVVDDTGVGIAPEEINSIFNPFVQTQAGIVSGQGTGLGLAISRKYVQLLGGDIKVNSQIGQGTTFQFDIQATAIEKTFIKPQQNNRRVIALAPNQPRYRILVVDDKESNRQLLVQLLLGMDFEVRQAINGKDAIQVWENFQPHLIWMDMRMPVMDGYEATKEIKAKAQQKWACEESGSAGKGVSKSAAENLHNASPTSQPPATKTIIIALTASVFKEQKPIMLSAGCDDIVCKPIQESVIFEKLAEHLGVEFVYEEDQILRQANSYQSINISALKTLPHSWLEQLEEASLTLEEETIYNLIEQIESQETALAHALRTYAENFEYQKIVSAIAAAKSSNFSQQEGSNSGSQINNQPSQPKISREWVANMKQAIDIADLDAMNALVNILRNENIVMAQLIQYYLTKLDYEKIINLIVDN, via the coding sequence ATGACACAATTTAATCCCCAAGACTTCTTGATTTTAGTTGTAGACGACATCAGCCAAAATCTGCAAGTGATTGGCGAGATGCTGGAAAATGCGGGCTACGATACCACTTTCGCCACCAGCGGACAGCAAGCTTTGGAACGAGTGCAAACTGCCCAACCCGACCTAATTTTACTAGACTTAATGATGCCGGGAATGAACGGATTGCAAGTTTGCCAGAAGTTGAAAGCTGACCCCAAATTGTGCGAAATTCCGATTATTTTTCTCACAGCTAGCAACGAAAAAGAGGATTTGCTGCAAGCGTTTAAACTAGGCGCAGCAGACTATATTACCAAACCGTTTCAACCGGAAGAAGTCCTAGCCAGAATAGAAGTGCGACTCGCTAACCAAAGGCTGAAACAAGAATTAGAAGAGCGCAATCAACAACTGCAAACAGAAATTGAGGTTCGCATCGCTACGGAAGAAGCCCTCAAAAAAACAGTAGAAAGTTTGCATACCACCTCTCGACAATTAGCCGAAGCGCAAAGAATTGCCCATCTGGGCAGTTGGTCATGGGATATTTTTACTAATAAATTAACTTGGTCAGAAGAAACTTTCCGTATTTTTGGATTCGCTCCCGATCGATCCGAACCAAGCCATACCGAATTTAACGAGCTGATCTATCCAGACGATATAGAGCTATTTCAAACAACGACCGCTCGCGCGATCGCCGATGGGTTAGCTTACCAATTTGAGTTCCGCATTAAGCGAAGCGACGGTCAATTGCGCTACTTTGAGACAACCGGAGAGCCGATTTTTAATTCCGCTGGGCAAGTTATCCGACTTTTTGGCACTGTCTTGGATATCAGCGATCGCAAACAAGCAGAAATCGCATTACGCCAAAGCGAGCAAAAATTTCGTAAAGCTTTCGATCATACCGCTGTCGGAATGTGTTTGGTGTCACCGACAGGGAAATTTATGCAAGTTAATTCTTCACTTTGCCAAATGCTCGGCTACTCAAAGCAGGAATTACTGTCGTTCAACTTTGAGGAAATTACTTATCCAGATGACATCAATATAGATTGGAAATCGCAAGAAAATTTATTAAATGGAGAAATTATTTCCTATCATATAGAAAAACGTTATTTACACAAAAACAGAAGCATTGTTTGGGGGTTGCTCAGCGTTTCTCTTGTCCGCGACAATCGAGAACAACCGCTTTATTTTGTCACCCAAATTCAAGATATTACCCCTCTCAAAAATACAGCAGCAGAACTTTTACTGGCAAAAGAAGCGGCAGTTACAGCTTCCCAAGCTAAAAGCGTTTTTTTAGCTAATATGAGCCACGAGTTGCGAACACCCCTGAACGCTATTTTAGGATTTGCACAGCTGCTAAGTCGCGACAGCAATCTCAACGATCAACAAAAAGAAAATATCGCCATTATCGGTCGCAGTGGCGAACATCTACTCAATTTAATCAACGACATTTTAGATATCTCAAAAATTGAAGCCGGACACACCGATTTAAATGAAACAGAATTCGACCTTAAGGAAATGCTGTGGGAAATAGAAGAAATGTTTTTACTCAAAGCGGACTCTAAATGTTTAGAGTTAAAGTTTGATTTTGCTGCGGATGTTCCCCAGTTTATCAGAAGCGATCGCCTCAAGCTTCGTCAAGTATTAATTAACCTTCTCAGTAACGCGATCAAGTTCACAAATAAAGGCACTGTGACGATGCAGGTGAAAGTTGATAGTTCATCGCCATCAATAACGAATACATCTCGACTTGTGTTTGTAGTAGATGATACCGGAGTTGGCATTGCTCCCGAAGAAATCAATAGCATTTTCAATCCCTTTGTACAAACTCAAGCAGGAATTGTTTCCGGACAAGGGACGGGTTTGGGTTTAGCAATCAGCCGCAAATACGTCCAACTTTTAGGCGGTGACATCAAAGTAAACTCTCAAATTGGACAGGGAACAACTTTCCAATTTGACATTCAAGCCACCGCAATTGAAAAAACTTTCATTAAACCCCAACAAAACAATCGCCGCGTTATCGCCCTAGCCCCAAACCAACCTCGCTACCGCATTTTAGTAGTGGATGATAAAGAAAGCAACCGTCAATTGCTAGTGCAGTTACTCCTGGGTATGGATTTTGAAGTTAGACAAGCAATCAATGGTAAAGATGCAATTCAAGTTTGGGAAAACTTCCAACCTCACCTAATTTGGATGGATATGCGAATGCCGGTGATGGATGGATACGAAGCTACCAAAGAAATTAAAGCAAAAGCGCAGCAAAAATGGGCCTGTGAGGAGAGCGGGAGTGCGGGAAAGGGGGTAAGCAAAAGCGCAGCAGAAAATCTACATAATGCTTCCCCCACTTCCCAGCCACCAGCTACTAAAACCATAATTATTGCCCTCACCGCTAGTGTTTTTAAAGAACAAAAACCCATTATGCTCTCGGCGGGTTGCGATGATATTGTCTGCAAACCCATTCAAGAATCAGTCATTTTCGAGAAATTAGCCGAGCATTTAGGAGTAGAGTTTGTTTATGAAGAAGACCAAATATTGAGACAGGCTAATTCTTACCAATCCATCAATATCTCTGCTTTGAAAACACTACCTCATTCCTGGTTGGAACAATTAGAAGAAGCTTCTTTAACTCTAGAGGAAGAAACGATATATAACCTCATCGAGCAGATTGAATCTCAAGAAACTGCTTTAGCTCATGCGCTGCGAACTTACGCCGAAAACTTTGAATATCAAAAGATTGTCAGTGCGATCGCTGCTGCCAAGTCATCTAATTTTAGCCAACAAGAAGGTTCTAATTCTGGCTCCCAAATCAACAACCAACCCTCTCAACCAAAAATTTCCCGCGAATGGGTTGCCAATATGAAACAGGCTATCGATATTGCCGACCTAGACGCAATGAACGCTCTTGTTAATATACTGCGGAACGAAAATATTGTTATGGCTCAACTTATTCAATATTATCTCACTAAGTTAGATTACGAAAAAATTATTAATTTAATCGTAGATAATTGA